In Salisediminibacterium beveridgei, one DNA window encodes the following:
- a CDS encoding thiamine pyrophosphate-dependent dehydrogenase E1 component subunit alpha, whose protein sequence is MAQLKHEQAGLTGESAVKMFETMLLARMIDERMWLLNRAGKIPFVISCQGQEAAQVGAAMALNDSTDYILPYYRDLGIVLHFGMTATDVMMSAFAKPQDPNSGGRQMPGHFGQRKNRIVTGSSPVTTQVPHAAGIALAAKMKGEKLVALTTFGEGSSNQGDFHEGINFASVHDLPVIFMVENNKYAISVPLDKQLNVEKVSDRAAGYGIHGETVDGNDPIAVYDAVKRARKRAMNGEGPSLIETVSYRLTPHSSDDDDSTYRSKEEVAAAKAIDSIHIYGEYLRENGLMSEEMESEIRGKLRRLIDEATDLAEDAEDADADTLFQHVYSEE, encoded by the coding sequence ATGGCTCAATTGAAACATGAGCAAGCCGGGCTGACAGGTGAATCAGCTGTAAAAATGTTCGAAACCATGCTTTTGGCAAGAATGATTGATGAGCGGATGTGGCTCTTAAACCGAGCGGGCAAGATCCCTTTTGTCATTTCCTGCCAAGGTCAGGAAGCTGCACAGGTAGGTGCCGCAATGGCCCTGAATGACTCAACCGATTACATTCTTCCATATTATCGTGATCTCGGAATTGTACTGCATTTTGGCATGACGGCAACGGATGTGATGATGAGTGCATTTGCAAAACCCCAAGATCCAAATTCAGGAGGAAGGCAAATGCCTGGACACTTTGGTCAGCGAAAGAACCGGATTGTGACAGGTTCATCGCCAGTAACCACTCAGGTTCCCCATGCTGCAGGGATCGCTCTTGCCGCAAAGATGAAAGGGGAAAAATTAGTGGCTTTAACGACATTTGGTGAAGGTTCGTCCAACCAGGGAGATTTCCATGAAGGTATTAATTTTGCCTCTGTTCATGATCTTCCTGTGATTTTCATGGTTGAGAATAATAAGTACGCGATTTCTGTTCCTCTTGATAAACAGTTAAATGTTGAAAAAGTTTCTGATCGTGCAGCAGGGTATGGTATTCACGGCGAGACAGTGGATGGTAATGACCCAATAGCCGTCTATGATGCAGTCAAGAGGGCACGAAAACGGGCAATGAATGGAGAGGGGCCATCGCTAATTGAGACGGTCTCGTACCGATTAACACCGCATTCGAGTGATGATGACGATAGTACTTATCGTTCGAAAGAAGAAGTGGCTGCTGCAAAAGCTATTGATTCGATTCATATCTATGGAGAATACTTGCGTGAGAATGGGTTGATGTCTGAGGAAATGGAATCTGAGATCAGGGGAAAACTGCGGAGACTGATCGACGAAGCAACAGATCTTGCAGAAGATGCCGAGGATGCAGATGCGGACACCTTGTTTCAGCATGTTTACAGTGAGGAGTGA